The following proteins come from a genomic window of Maribacter sp. HTCC2170:
- a CDS encoding pyridoxamine 5'-phosphate oxidase family protein, with the protein MELTSKIKEAINKSVLCWLATVSGENIPNVSPKEIFSFYGKDKIIIANIASPQTVRNIKQNENVCISFIDILVQKGYQIKGKAKIVTKSDSDFMEMEQILIKMTGDKFPFSTITRISAEYIKPIIAPKYILYPETTEQEQVESAKKAYGL; encoded by the coding sequence ATGGAGCTAACATCAAAAATCAAAGAAGCAATTAACAAAAGTGTGTTATGCTGGTTAGCAACAGTATCTGGCGAAAACATTCCCAATGTTTCACCAAAAGAGATTTTCAGCTTTTATGGCAAAGACAAAATCATTATTGCCAATATAGCTTCACCACAAACTGTTCGGAACATCAAACAAAATGAAAACGTCTGCATTAGTTTTATTGATATTCTGGTACAGAAAGGATATCAAATAAAAGGTAAGGCAAAAATCGTAACTAAATCTGATTCTGATTTCATGGAAATGGAGCAAATATTAATCAAAATGACTGGTGATAAGTTTCCTTTTTCCACAATTACGAGAATTTCGGCAGAATACATAAAACCAATTATAGCACCTAAATATATCCTGTATCCGGAAACAACAGAACAGGAACAAGTTGAAAGTGCCAAGAAAGCATATGGGCTTTAA
- a CDS encoding PQQ-binding-like beta-propeller repeat protein: MGFIRQVSKLAMCCSLLILVITCDKSSTKTQTYTTWSSYLGDSGRSHYSTLSEITPENVENLKIAWSYKAPDWGQMQMNPIVVDTILYGVTAALRAFALNATTGKELWRFGDSLQAWHSTSRGVSYWEKDNDKRILFTHGPDLYALNALTGQPIKGFGIQGKIDLRSGLPESDMDKFVISSTPGTIFKDLIVMPLRLSEDVDAAQGDIIAFNVITGAVEWVFHPIPHPGEEGFETWEDKNAWQNVFVGAANNWAGMAVDEELEIIYIPTGSAAPDFYGGMRKGSNLFSDCLLALNANTGERIWHFQFTHHDIWDRDPPAPPNLLMVERNGRKIPAVAQVTKQGYVYVFNRKTGEPLFDIEEKLVPKSTLKGEEAWPTQPFPVAPKPFARQSSDLTENDISPFAENRDELLALLKSIDKRIYAPPGMNPALLLPGYDGAAEWGGAGTDPDDGIIYVNSNEMPWIMQMQEVNQKGSAASLGEKLYNNNCIICHLADRSGIQLSGFPALTNLKATKSREEVALQINQGKGMMTGFPQITGKEMEALLNFLFDENDKQEVLSDTKSYPLPYKHLGYNKFFDSKGNPAITTPWGTLHAIDLNTGEYIWSIPFGDTPSLGEHGKGTGTENYGGPVITENGLLFIGATKDGYFRVFDKHSGEILWEQRLPAAAFATPAMYEVDGKQYIAIACGGEKLGTEKGNQIIAFALE, from the coding sequence ATGGGTTTTATTAGACAAGTATCTAAATTAGCAATGTGCTGCTCACTTTTGATTTTGGTCATCACTTGCGATAAATCCAGCACCAAAACACAAACATATACAACTTGGTCTTCCTATTTAGGGGATTCTGGACGAAGCCATTACTCTACCTTATCAGAAATTACACCTGAAAATGTTGAAAATCTAAAAATCGCATGGAGCTACAAGGCGCCAGATTGGGGGCAAATGCAAATGAACCCGATAGTGGTAGACACCATATTGTATGGGGTAACCGCAGCGCTTCGCGCATTTGCTCTCAACGCAACAACAGGAAAAGAGCTTTGGCGTTTTGGAGATTCACTTCAGGCCTGGCATTCAACCAGCCGAGGGGTTTCGTATTGGGAAAAGGATAATGACAAAAGAATTCTGTTCACACACGGGCCTGATTTATATGCATTGAATGCGTTAACCGGTCAACCAATTAAGGGTTTTGGGATTCAAGGAAAAATAGATTTGCGTTCTGGTTTACCAGAAAGCGATATGGATAAATTCGTTATTTCCAGTACACCTGGGACCATATTCAAAGATTTAATAGTTATGCCTCTTAGATTATCCGAAGATGTCGATGCCGCACAAGGAGATATTATAGCATTCAATGTTATAACTGGTGCCGTGGAATGGGTTTTTCACCCCATCCCCCATCCTGGAGAAGAGGGTTTTGAAACTTGGGAAGATAAAAATGCATGGCAAAACGTATTTGTTGGAGCAGCAAACAACTGGGCAGGAATGGCTGTAGACGAAGAGCTGGAAATCATCTATATTCCTACTGGTTCGGCAGCTCCGGATTTTTATGGCGGTATGCGAAAAGGCAGTAATTTATTTTCAGATTGTTTGTTAGCCTTAAATGCAAATACTGGTGAGCGAATTTGGCACTTTCAGTTTACCCATCATGATATTTGGGATCGTGACCCACCAGCCCCACCAAATCTTTTAATGGTTGAGCGAAATGGGAGAAAAATTCCTGCTGTTGCGCAAGTCACGAAACAAGGTTATGTGTATGTTTTTAATCGCAAGACTGGGGAGCCGCTTTTTGATATAGAGGAAAAACTTGTACCTAAATCTACCTTAAAAGGAGAAGAAGCATGGCCCACGCAGCCTTTTCCTGTAGCCCCTAAGCCTTTTGCTCGACAATCCTCGGACCTAACTGAAAATGATATTAGTCCGTTTGCTGAAAACAGAGATGAATTGCTAGCTTTACTTAAATCAATTGATAAGCGCATATATGCGCCTCCAGGTATGAACCCGGCACTTTTGCTTCCTGGTTATGATGGAGCTGCTGAATGGGGTGGTGCGGGCACAGATCCAGACGATGGGATCATATATGTAAATTCAAATGAAATGCCATGGATCATGCAAATGCAAGAGGTGAATCAAAAGGGCAGTGCAGCTTCTTTAGGGGAAAAACTATATAATAATAATTGTATTATTTGCCATTTGGCAGATAGGTCAGGAATCCAATTAAGTGGCTTCCCTGCTTTAACGAACCTTAAAGCGACCAAATCAAGAGAAGAGGTTGCTCTACAGATTAACCAAGGTAAAGGAATGATGACCGGTTTTCCCCAGATTACAGGTAAGGAAATGGAGGCATTATTGAATTTTCTGTTTGATGAAAACGATAAGCAAGAAGTTCTTTCCGATACAAAATCATATCCATTGCCATATAAACATTTAGGATACAATAAATTCTTTGATAGCAAAGGAAATCCAGCAATAACAACTCCTTGGGGTACTCTACATGCTATTGATTTAAATACCGGTGAGTATATTTGGTCTATTCCTTTTGGAGACACCCCTAGTTTAGGTGAACATGGAAAAGGTACGGGCACTGAAAACTATGGTGGGCCTGTAATTACAGAGAACGGGTTGCTTTTTATAGGGGCCACAAAAGATGGATATTTTAGAGTATTCGACAAACATTCAGGGGAAATACTATGGGAGCAGAGGCTCCCGGCGGCGGCATTTGCCACTCCTGCAATGTATGAAGTTGATGGTAAACAGTATATCGCCATAGCCTGTGGCGGTGAAAAATTAGGAACTGAAAAGGGAAATCAAATTATCGCTTTCGCCTTGGAATAA
- a CDS encoding Gfo/Idh/MocA family protein — translation MGELRTLVVGCGNMGASHARAYHQLNGFEIVGLVSRKPESRGKLSKELGGLPTFENFENALLLTKPDVVSINTYPDTHAAFIKASLEANAHVFVEKPLALTVEEAEELVSLALAKNRKMVVGYILRVHPAWTKFVEVARTLGKPLVMRMNLNQQSSGVNWYTHKQLMNSMSPIVDCGVHYVDIMCLMTQSVPISVSAIGAKLSDEIDAKMYNYGQLQVRFEDGSVGWYEAGWGPMMSETAVFIKDVIGPKGSVSISDEPKGDSQDIEGHTKTGGLLLHHGSLNEKGEFAKRDEMISTVDEPDHDGLCLLEQEYFLKSITENLDLSDHLRDAVNSLKIVLAADESFRSGKTVEL, via the coding sequence ATGGGAGAATTAAGAACATTAGTAGTTGGTTGCGGTAATATGGGAGCTTCGCACGCACGAGCCTATCATCAATTAAATGGTTTTGAAATCGTGGGATTGGTAAGTCGTAAACCGGAAAGCAGAGGAAAATTATCCAAAGAATTGGGTGGTCTCCCAACTTTTGAAAATTTTGAAAATGCTCTGTTACTTACTAAACCGGACGTAGTCTCAATAAATACATATCCTGACACCCATGCCGCCTTTATTAAAGCAAGTTTAGAGGCAAATGCCCATGTTTTTGTAGAAAAGCCCTTGGCATTAACTGTTGAGGAAGCTGAAGAGTTAGTTTCTCTAGCACTTGCCAAAAATAGAAAAATGGTGGTGGGTTATATATTACGAGTACACCCAGCTTGGACCAAATTCGTCGAAGTTGCCCGTACGTTGGGCAAACCCCTTGTTATGCGCATGAATCTCAACCAGCAAAGTTCTGGTGTCAATTGGTATACGCATAAGCAATTGATGAATTCAATGTCCCCAATAGTCGATTGTGGCGTGCATTATGTTGATATCATGTGTTTGATGACCCAATCAGTGCCCATAAGCGTAAGTGCTATTGGTGCAAAACTATCAGATGAAATAGATGCGAAAATGTACAATTATGGGCAATTACAAGTTCGATTTGAAGATGGTTCAGTAGGCTGGTATGAAGCAGGTTGGGGACCAATGATGAGTGAAACTGCTGTGTTTATCAAGGATGTAATCGGACCTAAGGGGTCTGTTTCTATTTCAGATGAACCTAAGGGTGATTCCCAGGATATTGAGGGTCATACCAAAACGGGTGGGTTGCTATTGCATCACGGTTCGTTGAATGAAAAAGGTGAATTTGCCAAAAGGGATGAAATGATAAGTACAGTCGATGAACCTGATCATGACGGACTTTGTCTTTTAGAGCAAGAATACTTCCTAAAGTCAATCACTGAGAATCTTGATTTAAGTGACCACCTACGGGATGCTGTAAACAGTTTAAAAATTGTTTTGGCCGCAGATGAATCATTCCGGTCAGGAAAAACGGTAGAACTATAA
- a CDS encoding acyltransferase family protein, which yields MSIPVTNVSKRLFSLDVFRGLTMFLLVAEAAGFHHNFTELTDGTIFSGLAHQLHHHPWNGLRFWDLIQPFFMFIVGVAMPFSLRKRLASGSRKSATRHILKRCFLLFAFGALLHCVYSHALVWELWNVLVQLAFTILIAYFIMSLSNKAQIGISIGLLLLTEILYRTYNPSAPYVQGHESFGSFIDMLVMGKTNSGYWVVVNFLPTAAHTIWGVVCGKLLLSSATDQNKLKPIVIWGVVLLILGYSMDLLNITPIVKRIATTSFTMASGGWCLLTLALFYWWIDIKGNKPNWLKIFSVVGTNSIFIYLFAETVGVQWFRGFGKIFTEGLLAPIGVPNDWIMVVNALFVLFIFWYITYFLDQKKVYFKV from the coding sequence ATGTCGATACCCGTTACCAATGTTTCAAAACGGCTGTTTTCCTTAGATGTTTTTAGAGGACTCACCATGTTTCTTTTAGTGGCCGAAGCTGCTGGATTTCATCACAATTTCACCGAGCTAACAGATGGCACCATTTTTTCAGGCCTAGCTCATCAATTACATCACCATCCATGGAATGGTTTGCGTTTTTGGGATTTGATCCAACCCTTCTTTATGTTTATTGTTGGGGTGGCAATGCCCTTTTCTTTACGAAAACGTTTAGCCAGTGGATCAAGGAAGTCGGCCACGAGACACATATTGAAAAGATGCTTTCTTTTGTTCGCCTTTGGTGCCTTGCTTCATTGCGTGTATAGCCATGCGCTGGTATGGGAACTGTGGAATGTTTTGGTACAATTGGCCTTTACGATTTTAATCGCCTATTTTATAATGAGTCTTTCCAATAAGGCTCAGATAGGTATATCGATAGGGTTATTGTTGCTCACTGAAATTCTTTACCGCACCTACAACCCATCTGCACCTTATGTACAAGGACACGAAAGTTTCGGCTCTTTTATTGATATGCTGGTCATGGGAAAAACCAATAGTGGTTATTGGGTGGTTGTAAATTTTCTACCCACAGCTGCCCATACTATTTGGGGCGTTGTTTGTGGTAAGTTGCTATTATCATCAGCCACGGATCAAAATAAGCTTAAGCCCATAGTCATTTGGGGTGTTGTTTTGTTGATATTAGGGTATTCAATGGACCTACTGAACATTACACCCATTGTCAAGAGAATAGCCACAACATCGTTTACAATGGCTTCTGGGGGATGGTGTCTACTTACCTTAGCATTGTTTTATTGGTGGATTGACATTAAGGGCAATAAACCCAATTGGCTAAAGATTTTCAGCGTAGTGGGTACAAATTCAATTTTCATTTACCTTTTTGCTGAGACCGTTGGGGTTCAGTGGTTTCGTGGTTTTGGAAAAATATTCACCGAAGGCCTTTTGGCACCCATAGGGGTTCCCAATGATTGGATAATGGTAGTAAATGCACTATTCGTACTCTTTATCTTTTGGTATATCACTTACTTTCTAGATCAGAAAAAAGTCTATTTTAAAGTGTAA
- a CDS encoding SH3 domain-containing C40 family peptidase has protein sequence MKPKHIFNWVIISCLMLSSCETNKPKDNLLEGEISLIKSAFAPDKRVALFNVKAIKNTDEYVLKGESNLPEAVSALKEKLSSENVVFIDSIQILPTPELQGKTKGVIKISVANLRSNHAHSAELATQATLGTPIKVFKKFENWYLIQTPDKYLSWVDSGGIQFMDENEANIWRSSKKVIFTSTFGHAFSEKDTNSQVISDVVAGGILEELDEGKLFYRVKFPDGRVAFIEKSKAQSYEDWIETLNPNPESLVTTSKTLMGVPYLWGGTSTKGVDCSGFTKTIFFLNGMVIPRDASQQVHTGKAIDSTKNFENLIEGDLLFFGRKATDSTKEKVVHVGMWIGNNEFIHSSGRVQIGSMNKNSSIYDEYNHSRYLRSKRILKEENEGLINLSNSPLFKD, from the coding sequence ATGAAACCAAAGCATATTTTTAATTGGGTGATAATTTCTTGTTTGATGCTTAGCTCGTGTGAAACTAATAAACCAAAGGATAACCTCCTTGAAGGAGAAATTTCGTTAATTAAATCAGCGTTTGCCCCTGATAAACGGGTAGCCTTGTTCAATGTTAAAGCAATAAAAAATACTGATGAGTATGTTTTAAAAGGAGAAAGCAACCTGCCAGAAGCGGTATCAGCATTAAAAGAGAAACTATCTTCTGAAAACGTTGTGTTTATTGATAGTATACAGATTTTACCAACTCCTGAGTTACAAGGAAAAACCAAAGGAGTCATCAAAATATCAGTTGCAAACCTTCGAAGTAATCATGCGCATTCAGCTGAATTGGCTACCCAGGCTACCTTGGGAACCCCTATAAAAGTTTTTAAGAAGTTTGAAAATTGGTATTTAATCCAAACACCAGATAAATATCTTTCCTGGGTCGACAGTGGTGGAATTCAGTTTATGGATGAGAATGAAGCCAACATATGGAGGTCCTCTAAAAAAGTAATATTTACAAGCACGTTCGGGCATGCATTTTCTGAAAAGGACACAAATTCACAAGTAATCTCAGATGTAGTTGCAGGAGGAATATTAGAAGAATTAGATGAGGGTAAACTATTCTATCGAGTCAAATTTCCTGATGGAAGGGTCGCTTTTATTGAAAAAAGCAAAGCACAGAGTTACGAGGATTGGATTGAAACTTTGAACCCAAATCCGGAGTCATTGGTAACTACTTCAAAAACCTTAATGGGAGTTCCTTACCTCTGGGGCGGTACATCTACAAAAGGGGTGGATTGTAGTGGTTTTACAAAGACCATATTTTTTCTAAATGGCATGGTGATTCCACGCGACGCTTCTCAGCAAGTTCATACGGGCAAAGCCATAGATTCTACAAAAAACTTTGAAAACCTGATTGAAGGAGACCTCTTGTTTTTTGGAAGAAAAGCAACGGATTCGACCAAGGAAAAAGTGGTTCATGTTGGTATGTGGATCGGCAATAACGAATTCATTCATTCATCAGGCAGGGTACAAATAGGCAGCATGAATAAAAATTCATCAATTTATGATGAGTACAACCACAGTCGCTATTTACGTTCAAAACGCATATTAAAAGAGGAGAACGAGGGATTGATCAATCTATCGAATTCACCGCTTTTCAAGGATTAG
- a CDS encoding SGNH/GDSL hydrolase family protein has product MLVFLSTAIQAQQTEKYTWLNPLNSINQLEGQGWENIGYNRLPKETKATVRAPIWNLSRHSAGITIRFTTNSEKIRVQYQVEGHHGMPHMPPTGVSGVDLYVKNGTNWLWCRGRYQFKDTILYNYRIDNNQSGNKEYQLYLPLYNSVKNLQIGILEKDEITFQNLTDQKPIVVYGTSIAQGACASRPGMAWTNILSRRFKEPVINLGFSGNGRLEQEIIELMTEIHASVYVLDCLPNLSPNEKRTKSEIQKRITNSVNLLRKEHPKTPILLVQHAGYSDGLVDISRQKVYTTLNTWMTESYERLLEENVTGLYMLSKDNIRLSNDAFVDGTHPTDLGMQQYADAYEKVLETILHQQ; this is encoded by the coding sequence ATGCTAGTTTTTCTGAGTACGGCCATTCAGGCGCAACAAACAGAAAAGTATACATGGCTAAATCCATTAAACTCCATTAATCAGCTAGAGGGGCAGGGTTGGGAAAACATTGGGTATAATCGATTACCTAAAGAGACAAAAGCGACTGTAAGAGCACCTATTTGGAACCTCTCTCGGCATAGTGCCGGTATTACTATTCGTTTCACCACAAATTCCGAAAAAATTAGGGTTCAATATCAAGTCGAGGGCCACCATGGTATGCCACATATGCCGCCAACGGGTGTCAGTGGAGTCGACTTATATGTAAAAAATGGTACTAATTGGCTTTGGTGCAGAGGAAGATATCAGTTTAAAGATACCATTCTGTATAATTATAGGATTGATAACAATCAATCAGGAAACAAAGAATATCAATTATACCTCCCACTGTACAATTCAGTAAAAAACCTGCAGATTGGAATTTTGGAAAAAGATGAAATTACATTTCAAAACCTAACTGACCAAAAACCCATTGTTGTCTATGGCACATCAATTGCGCAAGGAGCCTGTGCCTCAAGACCAGGTATGGCCTGGACAAATATTCTATCTCGAAGATTTAAGGAGCCTGTTATTAACTTGGGGTTCTCTGGGAATGGCCGATTGGAACAGGAAATAATCGAGCTTATGACCGAAATACATGCCTCCGTCTATGTGCTGGATTGTTTGCCCAATCTCTCGCCCAATGAAAAAAGAACAAAATCTGAAATACAAAAGCGAATTACCAATAGTGTTAATCTATTAAGGAAAGAACATCCTAAAACTCCCATTCTATTAGTACAACATGCTGGATATTCTGATGGGCTTGTTGATATCTCTCGCCAAAAGGTATATACAACACTGAATACCTGGATGACTGAATCCTATGAAAGGCTTTTAGAAGAAAATGTGACTGGACTCTATATGCTTTCAAAAGATAATATTAGGCTCAGTAATGATGCCTTTGTTGATGGTACGCATCCTACAGATTTAGGAATGCAGCAATATGCAGATGCTTACGAAAAAGTTCTCGAAACAATTTTACACCAACAATGA
- a CDS encoding fructosamine kinase family protein, whose protein sequence is MDLIFPESMISSSFKHHLEHVLGCPITRFEPVSGGDISKAFCIYTATNRFFSKINQSDLAKEMFLTEKLSLDSINQTNTIKAPEVIHLGQHHDGSYIIMEYVESKSPSSKEMEAFGHQLAAMHKYEIGSSFGREQDNFIGTLQQSNKKHSDWVQFYVGERLLPQLRLARSKELLSSNEIPKEIGLLKGCERLFPKIKPSLIHGDLWSGNYLINNEGVPFLIDPALYVGHYEVDMSMTQLFGGFSSPFYKAYETHFPKEILHNERKDIYQLYYLLVHLNLFGKSYSQAVKQLLKIYFN, encoded by the coding sequence ATGGATTTAATATTTCCAGAATCAATGATATCATCGAGCTTTAAGCATCATTTGGAACATGTTTTGGGCTGCCCAATCACTAGATTTGAGCCTGTTTCGGGAGGTGATATTTCCAAAGCGTTTTGTATTTATACGGCAACCAATCGTTTCTTTTCCAAGATTAATCAAAGTGATTTAGCAAAAGAAATGTTCTTAACGGAAAAGTTAAGTTTGGACAGTATTAATCAAACCAATACCATTAAAGCACCTGAAGTAATCCATCTTGGACAACATCATGACGGTTCTTATATAATAATGGAATATGTGGAGTCAAAAAGCCCCTCTTCAAAAGAAATGGAGGCTTTTGGGCATCAATTAGCGGCTATGCACAAATACGAAATTGGAAGTTCTTTTGGGCGGGAACAAGACAACTTCATCGGTACCCTACAACAGTCCAATAAAAAACATTCCGATTGGGTTCAATTTTATGTTGGCGAACGACTTTTGCCACAATTGAGATTAGCCAGAAGCAAAGAACTACTGAGTTCTAATGAAATACCAAAAGAAATCGGGCTTTTAAAAGGCTGTGAGAGGTTATTTCCCAAAATAAAACCGTCATTAATACATGGCGATTTATGGAGTGGGAATTACCTGATCAACAATGAAGGTGTTCCTTTTCTTATTGATCCTGCCCTATATGTTGGTCATTATGAGGTGGACATGTCCATGACCCAATTGTTCGGAGGTTTCTCATCACCTTTCTACAAAGCCTATGAAACACATTTCCCAAAAGAAATACTTCATAATGAACGTAAAGACATATATCAATTATACTATCTTCTTGTCCACCTAAATCTTTTTGGGAAGTCCTATTCTCAGGCAGTAAAACAACTATTGAAAATATACTTCAATTAA
- the dcm gene encoding DNA (cytosine-5-)-methyltransferase: MKKLKVIELFAGVGGFRLGLENTGNYEVVWSNQWEPATKAQHASMVYEARFGSENHSNQDISEVPTGEIPDADILVGGFPCQDYSVATTLQNSRGLIGKKGVLWWSIHKILSEKKNPPKYLFLENVDRLLKSPSTQRGRDFAIMLKSLGELGYAVEWRVINAADYGMPQRRRRIFFIAYHKSTAIYKKLKKADSSQWLNDIGTISEAFPVHHILENHKRFSIEGNLVEISETFNQGEKLSPFANSGVFVDGRAHTAKAFANYEGGKTVLNDVLQNGEVTPEFFIPAEDVPKWEYLKGSKKEVRTAKTGFQYNYSEGAMVFPDALDNASRTIITGEGGKSPSRFKHVVQSSKGLRRLTPVELERLNMFPDDHTKLEGVTDAKRAFFMGNALVVGVVEKIGKKLFDKINQ; this comes from the coding sequence ATGAAAAAACTAAAGGTCATAGAACTTTTTGCGGGCGTGGGTGGCTTTCGCCTTGGACTTGAAAACACAGGTAATTACGAAGTGGTATGGTCCAACCAATGGGAGCCTGCTACAAAAGCCCAACATGCATCAATGGTATATGAGGCCCGATTTGGTTCTGAAAATCACAGTAACCAAGATATATCTGAGGTGCCCACAGGAGAGATTCCGGATGCTGATATTCTTGTTGGCGGGTTTCCCTGCCAGGATTATTCTGTTGCTACCACCTTACAGAATTCGAGAGGACTAATAGGTAAGAAAGGAGTGCTTTGGTGGTCTATTCACAAAATTCTTTCAGAAAAGAAAAATCCGCCTAAATATTTGTTTCTAGAAAATGTGGATCGCCTGTTAAAATCGCCATCAACACAGCGTGGAAGGGATTTTGCCATTATGCTTAAAAGTTTGGGTGAACTGGGGTATGCAGTTGAGTGGCGGGTGATAAATGCCGCCGACTATGGCATGCCACAACGAAGAAGGCGAATTTTTTTTATTGCCTATCACAAATCAACCGCAATTTATAAAAAACTGAAGAAAGCAGATTCTAGTCAGTGGTTAAATGACATTGGCACCATTTCAGAAGCATTTCCCGTTCATCATATACTTGAAAATCATAAGCGTTTTTCCATTGAAGGTAATTTGGTTGAAATTTCTGAAACCTTCAATCAGGGCGAAAAACTATCTCCCTTCGCAAATAGTGGGGTTTTTGTTGATGGTAGGGCCCATACAGCTAAAGCTTTCGCCAACTATGAGGGGGGCAAAACGGTTCTAAACGATGTTTTACAAAACGGGGAAGTAACACCTGAGTTTTTTATTCCGGCTGAAGACGTGCCAAAATGGGAATATCTTAAAGGATCAAAAAAGGAAGTACGCACTGCCAAAACCGGTTTTCAATACAATTATAGTGAAGGGGCTATGGTCTTTCCCGATGCTTTGGACAATGCATCACGTACCATTATCACTGGTGAGGGTGGCAAAAGCCCGTCAAGATTCAAACACGTAGTGCAATCTTCAAAAGGCCTGCGCAGGTTAACTCCGGTTGAATTGGAACGTTTGAACATGTTTCCTGATGACCACACCAAATTAGAAGGTGTAACCGATGCCAAAAGAGCCTTTTTTATGGGTAATGCCCTTGTCGTTGGTGTAGTTGAAAAAATAGGAAAAAAACTTTTTGATAAAATAAACCAGTAA
- a CDS encoding MBL fold metallo-hydrolase produces the protein MMKTYVFLTILFLSISCKDTSSKFEKKSEVILSSPVSANSLIILGTVQDAGSPHIACKKDCCKNLFEAPNVNRKVVSLGLVDVQNEKTFLFEATPDIATQLKSLKKKTPFNSSEIPNGIFVTHAHIGHYTGLMYLGKEATNAKKTRVFAMPKMKTFLEQNGPWGQLVTNNNILLEEIRNNTTIELSQKIKVTPFKVPHRDEYSETVGYKIIGPNKTVLFIPDIDKWSKWETNIIDVVKDVDIALLDATFFNTEEINNRDISEIPHPFVIETMELFKNHPKDVKNKIHFIHLNHTNPLLDENSDQTKEVLANGFNISRINDIIEL, from the coding sequence ATGATGAAAACATATGTTTTTCTAACCATATTATTTCTATCAATTTCCTGTAAGGATACTTCGAGTAAATTTGAAAAGAAATCTGAGGTGATTTTGAGCAGTCCTGTTTCGGCAAACTCACTAATTATTCTAGGCACAGTACAAGATGCCGGCTCTCCACATATTGCTTGCAAAAAAGATTGCTGTAAGAATCTTTTCGAAGCACCCAATGTTAATCGAAAAGTAGTTTCCTTAGGTCTTGTAGATGTCCAAAATGAAAAGACATTTCTGTTTGAAGCCACCCCGGACATCGCAACACAACTGAAAAGTCTAAAAAAGAAAACTCCTTTTAATTCAAGTGAAATACCAAATGGTATTTTCGTTACCCACGCCCATATAGGGCATTATACAGGACTCATGTATTTGGGCAAAGAGGCAACCAATGCAAAAAAAACAAGGGTGTTTGCCATGCCTAAAATGAAAACCTTTTTAGAGCAAAACGGACCCTGGGGGCAATTGGTAACCAATAACAATATTTTACTTGAAGAAATTCGGAATAATACAACAATTGAATTATCTCAAAAGATAAAGGTTACTCCCTTTAAGGTACCCCATCGTGACGAATATTCAGAAACAGTAGGCTACAAAATTATTGGCCCTAATAAAACAGTGCTTTTCATTCCTGATATTGATAAGTGGTCAAAATGGGAAACCAACATTATTGATGTTGTGAAAGATGTTGATATTGCCCTTTTAGATGCTACTTTCTTCAATACTGAGGAAATAAACAATCGCGACATCTCTGAAATTCCGCATCCATTCGTTATTGAAACTATGGAATTATTCAAAAACCATCCTAAAGATGTAAAGAACAAAATTCATTTCATTCATCTGAATCACACCAACCCACTTTTGGATGAAAATAGTGACCAGACCAAAGAAGTCTTGGCAAATGGATTTAATATTTCCAGAATCAATGATATCATCGAGCTTTAA